AcctttcactggtactgtatgtgcataCATTTCTTCAAACATATTTCAAAGGAACAAGTGCACATTACAGGGAAAGCCTATGTGTTATGCGATAGTCCATACCTGTGGGGATATACTATGGGAACATATAGCTTCAACTATGTGATCGTAATTGGAAAAACTTTTGCCCGGCCCGAGTTCTGCTGTATGTGCAGTGAGGGTCCATACCTGTGATGGGGATGAGGACCCATGGCATCTGTTCTTCCCCCTGATATTGGGACTGTGATCTTCTGGGCATTTCACCATTGGAACTGGGGCTGAAGCCCTCCAGACTGTTCGTGCTCCCTGCTGTctgctcttacacacacacacacacacacagagacagagagagagaacaatacaAAGTTATGTACACatattcaaatcaaactttgtcacatacaatagctgtagaccttacagtaaaatgcttacttacaagccctaaccaacaatgcagttaaaaaaaaaataagaataagaaataaaagtaagaaataattaaagagcagcagtaaaataatagcgaggctatatacagggggtatcggatacttgaggtaatatgtacagtggggcaaaaaagtatttagtcagccaccaattgtgcaagttctcccacttaaaaatatgagaggcctgtaattttcatcataggtacacttcaactatgacagacaaaatgagaagaaaaaaaatctagaaaatcacattgtaggatttttaatgaatttatttgcaaattatggtggaaaataagtatttggtcacctacaaacaagcaaatttctgtctctcacagacctgtaactacttctttaagaggctcctctgtcctccactcgttacctgtattaatggcacctgtttaaacttgttatcagtataaaagacacctgtccacaacctcaaagtcccactccaaactccactatggcaaacaccaaagagctgtcaaaggacaccagaaacaaaattgtagacctgcaccaggctgggaagactgaatctgcaataggtaagcagcttggtttgaagaaatcaactgtgggagcaattattaggaaatggaagacatacaagaccactgataatctccctcgatctggggctccatgcaagatttcaccccgtggggtcaaaatgatcacaagaacggtgagcaaaaatcccagaaccacacggggggacctagtgaatgacctgcagagagctgggaccaaagtaacaaaacctaccatcaataacacactacgccgccagggactcaaatcctgcagtgccagacgtgtccccctgcttaagccagtacatgtccaggcccgtctgaagtttgctagagagcatttggatgatccagaagaagagtgggagaatgtcatatggtcagatgaaaccaaaatataacttttttggtaaaaactcaactcgtcgtgtttggaggacaaagaatgctgagttgcatccaaagaacaccatacctactgtgaagcatgggggtggaaacatcatgctttggggctgtttttctgcaaagggaccaggacgactgatccgtgtaaaggaaagaatgaatggggccatgtatcgtgacattttgagtgaaaacctccttccatcagcaagggcattgaagatgaaaagtggctgggtctttcagcatgacaatgatcccaaacacaccgcccgggcaacgaaggagtggcttcgtaagaagcatttcaaggtcctggagtggcctagccagtctccagatctcaaccccatagaaaatctttggagggagttgaaagtgtgtgttgcccagcaacagccccaaaacatcactgctataggggagatctgcatggaggaataggccaaaataccagcaacagtgtgtgaaaaccttgtgaagacttacagaaaacgtttgacctctgtcataactttgttattgaccaaatacttattttccaccataatttgcaaattcatcaaaaatcctacaatgtgattttctggattttctttctcattttgtctgtcatagttgaggtgtacctatgatgaaaattacaggcctctcatctttttttggtgcagctgtagaaccttttgaggatctgaggacacatgccaaatcttttcagtccccATAGATTTCGTCGTGCCCCCTTCCTGACtgccttggtgtgcttggaccatgttagtttgttggtgacgtggacaccaaggaacttgaagctctcaacctgctccactgcagccccatcgatgagaatgggggcatgctggagtcctccatttcctgtagtccacaatcatattgagggagaggttgtagtCCTGGCACCacggccagatctctgacctcctccctataggctgtctcgtcgttgatcaggcctaccactgttgtcatcggcaaacttaatgatggtgttggagtcgtgcctttccgtgcagtcatgagtgaacagggagtacaggaggggactgagcacgctcccgttttgaggatcagcgaagcggatgtgttgttacctaaccttaccacctgggggcagcccgtcagaaagtccaggatccagttgcagagggaggtgattagtcccaaggtccttagcttagtgatgagctttgagggcactatggtgtggaACGCTGAACTGTGGTGAATAAATATAATTCTCacctaggtgttccttttgtccaggtgggaaagggcagtgtggagtgcattagagattgcatcatctgtggatctgtttgggcggtatccaaattggactgggtctagggtttctgggataatggtattgaagtgggaaatctgagggttgtagtttttcaactcagcccccaaTGGAGATGCAGggtgatattagttatgtttcacttcccaaggcttccactagatgtcaacagtatttagaacctgttttgaggattctactctaaaggaggggctcataagggctctttgaatgagtggtctggcagagtgccacagcctcggtctggcgcgctcacgtgaaaggtaactacgttccacttcatttgtacagacaaaggaattgtccggttggaacattaatgaagttttatgttaaaaacatcctaaagattgattccatgcttcggttggcatgtttctacgggctgtaacggaactttttgaacttttcgtccgacgttcagCGCGACCTGAacacgcttttggatttgtttaccaaacgccctaacaaaagaagatatttggacataaatgatggacattatcgaacaaatcaaaacatttatggtggaactgggattcttgggagtgcattctgatgaagatcaaaggtaagtgaatatttaaaatgctatttctgagtaatgttgactacccaatatggcgggtatctttttggctgctttgttgtctaaaggctgtactcagattattgcatggtttgctttctccgcaaagttattttgaaatctgacacagcagttgcattaaggagaagtttatctaaagttccatctttatcaatgtttattatgagtatttctataaattgatgtggctctctgcaatatcaccgcatgttttagaactactgaacgtaacgtgccaatgtaaactcagattttttgatatatgtatgaactttaccaaacaaaacatacatgtattgtgtaacatgaagtcctatgagtgtcatctgatgaagatcatcaaaagttagtgattaatttttatctctttctgctttttgtgactcctctctttggctagaAAAAATgactgtttttctgtggcttggtggtgacctaacataatcgtttgtggtgctttcgatgtaaatcctttttgaaatcagacactgtggctgtattaacgagaattttatatttaaaatggtgtaaaatacatgtatgcttgaggaattttaagtaTGAgaattttgttgttttgaatttggcgccctgcactttcactggctgttgcagGGGGGGTTCCCAGTCCTAGACGGGTTAAAAGGAAAAAGCTTCTACCAGTTTgtggtgagtaattgctgttctttatgtacaaaataagttaaaaataagttacaaacaacgcaaaaaaacgaacaaaataacagttggttaggagcatgtaAAATGTCAGCCTTCGCCTCCAACGCCGTTCTACCGCACTTTCACAGTCATTGAACTGGTTCTAAGTGGTACGGCTTGAGCAGAGGAAAGGTTTAGGAAAGGTTTAGGAAACAAAGGTATCGATTTATTACCTCCAAGAAGTCAGCCTTGACCTGCAGGCCCCCAGAATGTCGTTTCCTCAGGTCAATGTCCTGATTGGGCGGCAGGCCCAGCTTGATCATCCTATCAAACAGCAGAGCTTTAGTCTGCTGTGTCCCCTTTCTtgaccatcctcctcctcctctcccctcagacAACTTGAAAGCAGCCTCTGAGCGGTCTCTCCTCAGGTCCACATCTCTCAGACCAACACTCTGCAGCATCACAGAGGACAGATAAGAAGGGCTCTGGCCCTTTTCAGCAGCTGCtgctgggagggagagaaaaggaagagaaaaaaaagagacatTTACTGCATTAACACTTTGTGGAACTCTTTTGCTAGGTGAGCCAGCAAACTATCCATGAAACACATTTAAGGAACTGGATTGAACATCTGAAGGACTGGATTTCAAGTTAATTTAATCTAGTTTCCACTACTTATACCTAACAGGCTGACTAAACCACTCGCTTCGCGtgcgcgagcattgcaaaatacatttagaaatctctgttattcaattattgcacccacactgctcgcgcgcgccaacgagcgtctgctcGCGCTGCAAGtactgcctctcccatctcctcattggtttatagaagcaggtacccatgtgccatctcctcattggttatacccaatgtgggtgactgaaagacaaacaaggtcagtggtggtaatgcacctaatttatgaaagttgccaatcgcaatataaagtcaagagaataAAAAGCTTGGTAGGAGGAGAGAtaactagaaacgattcggttgaccgttttatgtgtggattaattgtcggagtagaggaccttgtgcatttcaggtaaaataactcaatgtttatatcccaggacaaattagctagcaacagcaagctagctaaataggacaaatagGCTAGCAAGTgcaaatgtttaatgctttttgacctgtccccaaattaatgtaattggttcagagtttgctttgatattttaacctgcgtgtcgtgatcgcgtttggtgtggggggacaataTAAATGTACGCACGGTGATGCACGCGCGCAGCCAGTTTTGGTTCTGTGTAAGGCCAATCCTCAGTAAGGCTTTCCATACCTGTTCTCCTATCCCTTCTGCCTCTTTCCTGTGAGGCCTTCTTCCGGTAGTTCAGAGTCCTCTCTGCAGTCTTCCTCTTCAGTCCTCGGGGGTCCAACCCACCTGCCCCCTGCTTTCGTCCTCCCTGCGGCACTCCCTTCTTCCGGACGTCCCCCTCTATGTTCCTCCAACACAGTATCAGGTTAATCAGCTCCTTCAACTTCTGAGGTTTGGCGTCAGTgggaaactgagagagagagtggttgacCTGGACCCCCGGGGACTGGGCAGCAGTGGCACCATAAGGATTTACCTCTGACCCTACCACTGACTTGGCTCCACTGCCCTCCCAGCCCATTACAGGGCTGTTGTCATCGGGCACAGTGCAGTAACTCTCTACCATCTCCTTGGCTTGGAAAACAGGCATGGTGTAGAGGTTGGGGTTGTAGATGTAGGAGCGCAGGTAGCCCTCCGTGTTGAGTTTGTGGTGTTTGGGAGCCGGGAACAGCTTCCCCCGGTCATCCAGCTTGGTGTCATATTCAGTCATGGGGATGTGGCGGCGCTAGAGAGGAGATGATACAAAACTTTTCTGTATTCTTGAATGGAAATAAGCTCCATGTCACACAAAAAAGGTACAAAGTAAAACACCACATAACATTCAACGCATCATCCCAAAACACATGTCAATAACATACACATATGGTTAGTCAAAATCGAGTTAAAAGTTTGACTAGTCAAAACACAAAACATGTGATCAATATGCTTATATTATCATATAATCACACATTTATACCTTTCCATGGTGGAGTCCACTGAGGTAGTCCCTGGCCTGGCGCTCGACCCCGGCCGAGAGGTCAGCGGGCGGGTTGCAGCGCACCTTGACCAGGGCGTGATGCAGGGCTGGGACAAAGCTGTTCAGCTGGGGCATGGCGGGGTCACGGGAGGACGTCTGTAAAGGCTCCTGCGTAGTTGGACACTTTGAACTGTATTTTGCCACGTCCCTGGACTCCTGAAAAACAAATAACGCTCGAAGGCATTTTTTCAACCCATCTCTTCtttctgaaaaataaaaatagtaaataATTAGAGAATAACTATGTCACACATTAATACTAAGTTATTACATAGTTACTACACAGGCATAGAACAACTTAAATGTAAAGTGATTTGACTTACCAGTTGGAGTGGCCATCTGAACTGAAGACAGGAGGAACAGGAATCCTTTGTCAGCCAACATGTGGACAAGAACCTGCACATAGAAGAGGTGTTAGAGcagggctggagcaaaagcctgcattCCCAATAGCTCTCCAGGAGGAGGATTGGTCTAGTTAAGATGTGCTGGACCTGGACCTACCAGTCGCTGTGTCTCCATGCCTTGAAGCAGTGCTGCCAGACAGTCTCCTGACTTGCTCTTATCCACCACCTCCAGCAGACTGCAGTGTGTCCCACTCTTCAACactacaataacacacacacgcgcacacacaaacacacaccattaGAGACGTTTGAAGCCCTGTATCAGTGAGTCTTCTTCAAATCGCAGAAATTGGCACATGTATAGACACATGAAATCTAAATTGGATTAATTGTCAGTGTAAAGAAACATGACTTTGTATATCAAAATTCCACAAAGAACCAGCTAAAAAGAGGACCATATGCATGACAGGCAAAATAATTACCCAATGTTCATCTCCCAGGACAAACTAGCAAACTAGCGaccgctagctagctaaatgtccatgaatggTTCATGTGTGTCGACCTGCCCCGAAATTAACATCATTTATTTGGGTATTTTAACATGCGTGTCATGATCACGCCTGGTGAAAATCATCAACATCAATCAATGTGCATGATGGCATACAAGCACGTGTGGCCAGTGTAGTCACAAGTAAGAATGACAAAAGGTACCCATGTCGTACAACATGGGAGCATAGATCACAGTGTGACGATGCAGTCTTTTACTTTTCG
This is a stretch of genomic DNA from Oncorhynchus mykiss isolate Arlee chromosome 7, USDA_OmykA_1.1, whole genome shotgun sequence. It encodes these proteins:
- the LOC110527721 gene encoding protein TASOR isoform X3, which translates into the protein MESHSGDNIPASKCSSVKYYTTLPSETTPTEDGEHSSEQAGGTETRPRSGTSTQYIPKAGDHLHFQIPRKNKEKRALFQYVSSESREFEDILTILSSSYIEASSNGTFTYTKLRIVHNKLLEKNFVEKRRELKLDGRTEKELEETHCFLTADSTMLPWICENGLLVGHSWITALGNPAKGVYLSKYSDLLQINPFNPGVMGEIIIFKVIKGKVKSIYDNMSKNLLDPTLKFDSHLSKNASIVTSLTSYRAYELTQQYFYEYDFDELKARPRHVCPYAVVSFQFKGKDAPLQAKPMAPLRSNSQTGSKGRSKYTVWSGELVNEGRVVSQVSFCSFSPPFLPFKLPEKLELGLVMSMDQVTQMIPSALFSWNLYAGSHQVLKSGTHCSLLEVVDKSKSGDCLAALLQGMETQRLVLVHMLADKGFLFLLSSVQMATPTERRDGLKKCLRALFVFQESRDVAKYSSKCPTTQEPLQTSSRDPAMPQLNSFVPALHHALVKVRCNPPADLSAGVERQARDYLSGLHHGKRRHIPMTEYDTKLDDRGKLFPAPKHHKLNTEGYLRSYIYNPNLYTMPVFQAKEMVESYCTVPDDNSPVMGWEGSGAKSVVGSEVNPYGATAAQSPGVQVNHSLSQFPTDAKPQKLKELINLILCWRNIEGDVRKKGVPQGGRKQGAGGLDPRGLKRKTAERTLNYRKKASQERGRRDRRTAAAAEKGQSPSYLSSVMLQSVGLRDVDLRRDRSEAAFKLSEGRGGGGWSRKGTQQTKALLFDRMIKLGLPPNQDIDLRKRHSGGLQVKADFLESRQQGARTVWRASAPVPMVKCPEDHSPNIRGKNRCHGSSSPSQG